A window of the Trichoderma asperellum chromosome 4, complete sequence genome harbors these coding sequences:
- a CDS encoding uncharacterized protein (BUSCO:EOG092D4F81~TransMembrane:2 (i135-158o170-199i)) has protein sequence MSSSLKSLCLRIPAAAPASLVRCAPKASFSLAQPPQPLAAGGCARSRALALPSTFTRANHSLAGSSTSRPSIASLVAKTRRSASSPTPSSASSSSALRLRLQPYSSASAGGPGSAPALDWDSFFKLRLRRRRIQLLFSVATGLLGGAVGTVVLAEGFAEPLIAQVPLDPFFTLGIMTMACAGMGWLVGPTLGNQVFYIINRRFKTQMMQKEGEFFARVKRHRADPTNSSAGNPVPDFYGEKIQSVAGYRRWLKDQRAFNKKKSASFV, from the exons ATGTCGTCCTCGCTCAAATCGCTATGCCTGCGCATCCccgcagcagcgccagccagcCTCGTGCGATGTGCTCCCAAAGCTTCATTCTCGCTGGCGCAGCCGCCGCAGCCCCTCGCCGCCGGAGGATGCGCTCGGTCTCGCGCCCTCGCCTTGCCCTCGACCTTTACCCGCGCCAACCACAGCCTGGCCGGCTCCAGCACTTCGCGGCCGTCCATCGCCAGCCTCGTCGCAAAGACTCGTCGGAGCGCCTCCTCCCCCACACCATCGTcagcgtcatcgtcgtcggccCTCCGTCTGCGTCTTCAGCCCTACTCTAGCGCCTCGGCCGGCGGCCCAGGCTCGGCGCCGGCCCTCGACTGGGATTCCTTCTTCAAGCTTCgtcttcgccgccgccgcatccagctgctcttctccgTGGCCACGGGCCTGCTGGGCGGCGCGGTCGGCACCGTCGTTTTAGCCGAGGGCTTTGCCGAGCCTCTGATTGCGCAGGTTCCGCTGGATCCCTTCTTCACGCTGGGCATCATGACCATGGCGTGTGCGGGCATGGGCTGGCTGGTCGGGCCGACGCTCGGCAACCAGGTGTTTTACATCATCAACCGACGCTTCAAGACGCAGATGATGCAGAAGGAGGGCGAGTTCTTTGCACGTGTCAAGAGGCATCGCGCCGACCCTACAAACTCGAGCGCAGGCAACCCAG TTCCCGATTTCTACGGCGAAAAGATCCAGAGCGTTGCCGGATATCGAAGGTGGCTGAAGGATCAGCGAGCATTTAATAAGAAGAAGTCGGCATCCTTTGTTTAA
- a CDS encoding uncharacterized protein (EggNog:ENOG41) yields the protein MMFFDPEFLDRRLAGKGLEPLFQAADPRRNPTLSNPAQPPTSRIAIPLFSKPADYVPGSGPPLRPISLLPAGDSTAYIIERVLLPSPGPAANGRPLPKRMAYLIGWRDLRAASMLVPAMQVLEYVAPRTLEEFEAKLEQEVDDEKEKLRNELKSGAAAPQKKRKRGRPPAHSQIKSAVVAEPVAVTPTKPRHKKGVISLSTPQKSRLADFEWLSEEDGSPSRQIAEEQFQSLHGFLPEPIEEGSSVAGDTTDPLPRDLVHPVRGAPQTDILHLVGSDLVKQEQQSASPNPEVARIKTPISADSGLQTPATNKHSLPTTVALSVDERKRGNQPLCLPPSSTSLPPVVQTVQTLQKQAEKQNPLINLEKGVKVDQKPKQSKKRRRSEDGSARTETQEDNGWVVERIEDVEYYEVDGHGLVRYFRVSWEGDWPPDQKRTWEPEENIPANLVRNFFKNSKHKRRALSRLGTVGQSQSQSHPEGTGRAAKQSGSSSRSAHKQGSSLKQSKLSWPAVRRKYKSVSEAFAAEDHDSPEMMDDGYDAEEEELSESRQNEYFVVTEDGDDDIHGRSLWPSAGPLSTGFGVLRGLQ from the coding sequence ATGATGTTTTTCGACCCGGAATTCCTAGATCGCCGCCTGGCTGGCAAGGGACTGGAGCCGCTCTTTCAAGCTGCCGATCCGAGGCGCAACCCGACCCTTTCGAatccagcccagcccccGACGTCGCGAATCGCCATACCTCTCTTCTCGAAGCCTGCAGACTATGTGCCTGGCAGCGGACCACCGTTGCGGCCAATATCCTTGCTTCCCGCAGGCGACTCCACAGCGTACATCATCGAGCGTGTCCTGCTTCCTTCTCCTGGGCCTGCGGCGAATGGCAGGCCTCTGCCGAAACGAATGGCCTACTTGATCGGATGGCGCGACCTGCGCGCTGCGAGCATGCTCGTCCCCGCAATGCAGGTCCTGGAGTACGTTGCCCCACGGACGCTGGAGGAGTTTGAGGCAAAGCTGGAACAGGAGGTGGAcgacgagaaggagaagctgcgGAACGAGCTCAAGTCGGGCGCGGCGGCgccgcagaagaagaggaagaggggacGGCCTCCTGCTCACAGCCAGATAAAGTCTGCCGTTGTGGCAGAGCCCGTAGCTGTGACCCCGACGAAGCCACGGCACAAGAAGGGCGTCATAAGTCTGTCGACTCCTCAAAAGTCTAGGCTGGCGGATTTTGAGTGGCtgtcagaagaagatgggagTCCTTCGCGACAGATAGCTGAGGAGCAGTTTCAGAGCTTGCATGGCTTTTTACCTGAACCTATTGAGGAGGGTAGCAGCGTAGCTGGAGACACAACCGACCCTCTCCCCAGAGATCTTGTGCATCCCGTACGTGGTGCTCCACAAACAGACATTCTCCATCTTGTTGGTAGCGACCTTGTGAAACAAGAACAACAGTCAGCATCGCCTAATCCAGAAGTCGCAAGGATTAAAACTCCTATTTCCGCTGATAGTGGGCTGCAGACGCCAGCGACTAATAAGCACAGCTTACCTACCACAGTGGCTCTGTCCGTTGACGAGAGAAAACGGGGCAATCAGCCTCTATGCTTACCTccatcttcaacatcattACCCCCCGTAGTGCAGACAGTACAGACACTACAGAAACaggcagagaagcagaaCCCTCTGATCAACCTTGAGAAAGGCGTCAAGGTAGATCAGAAGCCGAAGCAATCGAAGAAGAGACGCAGATCTGAAGATGGAAGTGCAAGGACTGAGACTCAAGAGGACAACGGTTGGGTGGTGGAGAGGATAGAAGATGTTGAATATTACGAGGTTGATGGCCATGGCTTGGTGAGATATTTCAGAGTGAGCTGGGAGGGCGATTGGCCGCCAGATCAAAAGAGGACGTGGGAGCCAGAAGAAAACATCCCAGCCAACCTCGTGCGCAACTTTTTCAAGAATTCTAAGCATAAACGAAGAGCCTTGTCAAGGCTAGGCACCGTTGGTCAGAgtcagagccagagccatcCCGAAGGAACAGGCAGGGCAGCTAAACAGAGTGGCAGCTCTTCACGGAGCGCCCATAAGCAAGGCTCCTCTCTCAAACAGAGCAAACTATCGTGGCCCGCCGTCCGTAGGAAGTACAAGAGCGTCAGCGAAGCTTTTGCCGCAGAGGACCATGACAGCCCCGAGATGATGGACGACGGCTACGatgccgaggaagaagagctcagTGAGAGCAGACAGAATGAGTATTTTGTCGTGAcggaagatggcgacgatgatATACATGGCCGGAGTCTTTGGCCAAGCGCTGGCCCTCTTTCAACTGGATTTGGCGTACTCAGGGGGCTGCAATAA